Within Pirellulales bacterium, the genomic segment GACTGGAAAGATCTTTCTCGACCGTAGCGGCCGGCATGCCGCCATAGAAGGTCAGCACCTGCACAGCCGGGCTGCGAAACACCGGCAGAATGTCGATGGCGATCTGCTTGGCACTAAGAATGCCAATCACCACCACCGCCAACATCGTGACGGTGACAGCCACCGGGTTGCGCAGCGATGCTCGAATCAGACCGTTCATGTATCGTTCTTTGCCGCGGCGGTGGTTTGCAACAGCCGCGACTTCTCGTTCTGTGATTTAATGGGATTTCTGCGCTGCCGGTTTATCGGCCGCTACCGTGACGGGCATGCCATCGCCCAGCGTGCCGCGATAATGGATAACGACCTCATCCGTGGGCTTGATGCCGCTGAGGACTTCCATTTGCAGGCCGTCGTCCTGGCCGATGTCGATCGGTGTCAGCACTGCCTTGCCGGCACGCACGATATATACCTTGCCTTTGTCGTCGGTCGTTTTGCCGACCAAGGCGCTCGCCGGGATGGTGAGCGCCGTCGACGGTGGCGCCAACTGAATGGTCGCACGGCCATACATCCCTTCGCGTAGCAAGTCCTTGTCGTTCGGCAGGTCGATCTCGACCCGCATCGTGCGCGTCTGCGGATTTTCCGAGTCGGCCACACGCGACACCTTGCCCGAGAACATTTTCCCTGGCAAGGCGTCGATTTCGACCGTCGCATCGTCGCCGACATTTGTAAATGGCACGTCGCGATCCGGCACCTGCATAACCACGCGGACAACATCAGTCCGCGCAACGGTCAACAACGGTACATCGCCCCCTTGATCGGCAGCACGAATAAATGATCCGGGGTGAAATTTACGCAGGGTGACCACGCCATCGTACGGAGATTCGATCCGCGTGTAATCCAACATCACCTTCTGCTTGGCCAATACGGCTGCCGCAACTTGCACCTCGGTTTCCGCATGCTGCACGTCGGCTTTGGCCTGCGCGATGCGCGCGGTCGCGGCATCGGCTTCGGCCTTGGATTTTTCCACGGCTGCATGCGCAGCTAACTCGGCAGCGCGGGCGGCTTCCGTGGCATCCTGCTTTTCGTCGACCAGTCGCCTGTCAATCGACTTCAGTTCCAGCAGTTCTTCCATGCGACGATATTCTTTACTGCGGTAAACGCGCTGCGCGGTGGCACGCACGACATCCGCCTCCATCTGCTTGACGGTCGCCGTTGCAGCGGCCGCTTCGGCCTGGCTAGTATGCACGTGGGCCTGCATTTGGGCCACCACGCTCTGAGCGCGTTCCAGCGATGCCGCCGCTTCTTGCACGTCGGTTTCCAATTCCGGCACGCTGATAATGGCCAACACCTGGCCTTGCTTCACGCGATCGCCAATGTCGACATTCTGCTTCCCGAGATATCCAGAAGTCTTTGCATATAGCTCAGCGTACTGAAAGGCATGCACAGATCCTGGTTGGGTCGTTTTGCGTCCCAGACCATGTTGCGAGGGCTTCACGACCTCGACGCTCACGGCTTCCCCTTGTTGTTCATCCGTTTGCGGCTGAGCGGCTGCGCTTGTCGCGGCGCCGCTGGCACCTTGGGCTGGGCCCGAGGGAGCAACGTCCCCCTCGACCCGCCATGCGAATAGGGCGATAGCCATGACGCACACCAGCGAAGCGGCGGCGATCCGCCACGGATATCGCGGCGTGAATGATACCAACCGCCTTGTCCAGTCGCGCGCCGCAGTTAGCTCACCGGCGCGAGGCAGAATTCCACCGTGATGGAGCGGCTTGGGATGTGACCCACTTTCCACGCGCATTTTTGCCACGCTCGTACTCCCCAAAGGCTTCATGCGGCCCTGAAATACTCAAGGCCGCATCGCAAAACGCCATCCGTCGCTCGAGCCTCACAGCGCAACATCGATGCACTTAAAATGCCTGCGACGTAGCTTGACCACGTCGACCCGAAGCGCGCAACGGTTAATCGAGGTATCCGCGAGAACGATCAACAGCGCATAGGCAGAATGCGCTGCGATCCTCCGATTACAGATGCCGCGTCATAAGCTGCGGGCACGCGATGCGGGCGAGCGGGAGAGAGAAATCTCACCATCGAAGAGGCGCCCCAAAATCCTGCGCGCTCGTCCCGTGGGGCTGACGTTGAACATATCGAGCCGGTGGTTTGCTCGGCCAAGGCCGCCTTGGCGGCCACTTCGGCTGCTGACTCCACCCGCCGGGCACGCTTGGCGCGGGCGGCCGCCCCGGCGGCGTTCATGGGTAGCGGCATGCGGATCGACATCCCGCACACCGCCAAAACGACGGCGGCGCCGGTGATCACGCGTACCAGTGAACTAGGGCAAATACTGCGCATACCACCACGCTTGAGAAGCTCGGCCTAACCAGTGCCTCAGGTCAAGCCTACCACGGCCAGGGAAATCCGACCGCTAACAATTCCCTAATAATACGCCGCCCCGTGCCGGGGGTCAACGCAACGCCAGAAGGTGATTGATGATACGGCCCCTGCAACTGCTCAAATGCGTCACTTTCGATGTCGAAAAGCGGGAACACCAGAACTCGCCACGATGTCCCCGCCGCACGATGCCCACGGTCCCAAAGCTACGGCGCGGCCAGAGGTTCGGCGACGGACGTTCGCGTCGTATTGGGAACCTCTTGCGGCGGCGAAGTGGGGACCGCCACGATGGGCGGCCAGCCCAGCGCCACGAACAGTCGGAATTCGGCCTGGTTGTAGGCGACTGTGGCTCGAATCAAGTCTTCGCGCGCGTCGACCAGCAAATCGATCAAGTTCAATGCTTCGATGGGCAGGCCTTCGCCGCCGCGCGCGCGACGCACTTCTTCGACAAAACCCAACTCAGCGGTGCGCAACTGCAGGATCGCAAACTCAACCTCGCGACGACGTGCCGCGCAGTCGGCCTGGGCCGAAGCGACTTCTCTGCGAACCTGGTTGAGCATGCGAATGCGATTGGCCACGGATTGCCCTACTTCGGCCCGCCGTTGCCGCCATAGACTGACATTACCCATACCTGCGTTTTGCAGCGTCCAGAGGGCCATCACGTCAAAGTCATTGCGGCCAGAGAAGCTGCCGTACGTAGGATCCACAAGCGCACTGCCACCGCCAAACGTGCCGCTGCTGAAGCCCATCGACATCGTCGGCAACAGCGGGCGCATTCGTTCTTGCCGGTAGCGCACTTCGGCCGCGCTGACTTCGCTCGAACGAGCCCCCAATTCGGGTCGAAAACGGATCGCCGTTTCGACGAGACTTTCCAACGGCTCGTTGGGGTTGACCAGTGTCACGATCGCCAGCGGCCGGCCTGGCGCTCGCAGGGCAACCGACGGGTTTAATTGCAGCAATTTGGAAAGCCGTGCCGCGGCGACCGCGATATCCCCCTCGGCGGCTTGCACGCGTGCCCGCAATAATAATGCCTCGCTGCGTGCGCGATTGGCATCGGATTCACGTCCCTGCCCGGCTTCGGCAAAGGCCAACGTGGCACGCACGATCTCGGCCATGTCGAACTCCGAATGACGCAAGGCGGCAAACCAGGCCTCGGCGCCGACCAGTTCCAAGTACTGCGTGCTGACGTCCAGCAAGATCGAATTAAATGTGGCGCGAACGTCATATCGACTGGCAGCGACGAACTGCCGCGCGGCCAGCGGCTGGTAAATAACGTCGGCGACAGGCGCAAAAATGCTCACCGCGGGAATATTGACCGTACCGGCAGCCGCCACTGCGGCACCGCCCCCTACGTACAACGATGCCTGGCCGGGCACGGTCATGACGTTGCCGTCGGCACTTTCGACCGAGCCATTATGAAAATGCGCCGTCGTTCCGGCATTCAAACTCGGCACCGCGATCACGCGCGCTTGCAGCAGGTTGGCCATTCGTTCTTGCACGACCTGCCGCGCCCAACCGATGGTTGGGTTCTGCCGCGCTGCCAACTGCCAGGCCATGGCCAAATCGATGGGCATGACCTCGACAGGCGCGGGTTGCGTCGGCGGATACACCTGAGGATTTCCTTGCGCGACACGCGACACGGCAGGAATCGGCAGACGAACCGCCACGGGACTCTGACTTTGCGCGGATGCCGCTGAGCACAGACCGCAGGCAATCCCTAGCGCGCAGAATGCCACCCTCCACGCCGCGCGGCGGCGCAGAAACGCAAACAGCGCTTGGGCAGGCTTGCGCGAGGTCAACTACTGGTCCTTGGGTAACGAACTAATCCGGGCACGAGCTCTTGCTCAGAGAGTGCCCTGCGAACGGAAATTTGCAGACGAATGCGCCCGCTTGAAATGATGGGGCTATGGTTGAGGAATTGCAGGCGGGACAGCAGGCAACGGTTCGGGCGCCCCTGGCAGGACAACTTCGGCTCCTGGGCCAGGGGGTGCCGGCGCGGTACGGGCCAACATGTCGGCACGTGGCTGACCTAAGGCCACGTACAACCTCACCTGGGCCACGTTGAAATCCACGATCGAATTCAGGTAATCGATCCTGGCACGCGCCCACAGCCGCAGGTTGTTCAACGTTTCGATCGGCAAGCCTTCGCCGTTGCGGGTCCGCAACAGATCTTCATGAAAACCGGCCTGTCCGCTGCGCGTGGCCTGTTCGTTCGTGCCGATTTGCGCATATCGGGCCATCGACAAGGCATACGATTCGGCCACGTCGGCGCGGGCCTGATTGAGCACGATCAGGAATTGATAGTCATTTTGCCCCAGGCGAGCCCGCGCGGCGTCGATCAACGCGATGTTGCCGTAACCAAGATTCTGCAAGGTCCAATAACCGATGGCATCGAAATCATTGCGGCCACTGAAACTGCCAAAGCGCGGGGCCCCGGTAGACTCCGAGATAATATTGCTGCCGCCCCCGAACGTACCGGCGCTAAAACCGATGAACACGTTAGGCGAAAACGGCAAAAGTCGCGAGGCTTGCAACGACAGGAACGTCTCGCGGATCGCGGCCCGGCGCTCTGCCAGGTCAGGTCGTTGCAACATCGCCATGGCCACCAACTCGTTCAGTGGGATCGGCTCTGGCACAATCGGAGTCGGCACGACCCAACCGTCTGTGACGTGCAGGCGCACGGATGGATCGAGATTCAATATCTGGCAGAGCCGGGCTGATGCCACCAGGATCCGCCCTTCGGCGCCGAAAACATCGACCTGGCGCTGCGCGAGTTCCGTGGCGGCACGTTCGGCATCTGCCTGCCGTCCCTCGCCGACTTTGGCGAAGGCCGCCGTGATGTCGGCCACCACGGCCGTATCGTTGCGAATCTGCACGTAGACGGCGCGCAGCCCTTCGGCACGCATCAATTCATAGTAGGCCGTGCCCACGGCTCCCAGGATGTCGTTATTCGTTTGCCTGTTGGCAAATTCTTGCTCGCGCAGCACCTGCCGGGCCACGAGTATGCCGTAAATCGTGTTCGAGACGTTCACATTCCAAACGACACCGGGAATGTTCACCGTGCCCGAGCCGACGGCATTAGCCCCCGCCCCGACATACAGCGAGCTGCGGCTGACGCGCAGGATGTCGCCGGGTGTCTCCTGCAAGCTGCCCGAGTGCGAATCGAAGTTCGAGCCGGCGTTGAGATTCGGCAGGAGCTGCGCCGCGGCCAACTGTCGCAAGGCCGCGGCCTCGACGACGCGCTGCCTGGCAAGGAACAAGTCGGGGTTCCGCACGCCCGCCAGGCGCACGGCGGCTGGTAAATCGATCGGGGCGAATTGATCTGCGAGTAGCGATTGCTGAGAGCGCGGGACGGCCTCAACAACGGGCGCCCCCGCGGGACTTGCTACGTCCTCCACCGCCGGAGGCTGAACAGCCACAACGGCGCGGACCACGGGCGTGGGGGGCGCAGCCCCGACGGCGGAGCCAAGTCCAAGAGCAATCGCGGTTGCCGCCAGCAGCGTCGTGGGGAGACGCCGGAAGTGCTTTGTCCGATGGACGATCGCCATAACTGCCAATCTCGTAAGCCGAGGAAAATCCGTTCCCATCGAACCCATCGGAACGATTCACACAGACGGAACATGACGGTCCGATGCGCGTGCATAACCGTTACAACAGGCAGACGCCTGGAGAAGCCCGGCAAGATGCGCCCAGCTATTGCCGCTAGCGTACCGGAAGAGAGAGGGGCAGCCCGCGGACTCATTCGAGCTCGCTTAGCACCCCCACGGCAGCCACCCAGAAGATCACGACGCAGGCCATCAGTGCCCAACCCACGGCAGATCGAAACCCCAAAAGCGTGGCCAAAGCTGCGACCAGTAATAATGCCAGTATCGTGGTGCAAAGTTTCATGGTCGCTGTGCTCACGGTTCGCGTGTGTTCGTAGAAAGCCCCTGCCGGCAATCCGTTCGCTGTTTAGTGGGCGGGCGCGAGCTTCATTTCGACTTGGGGAAGGGAGTTATTTGCCCAGCGGCCGGTGGCATGCGCAGGTACTCCACGCGCTCGCTGGCCCCCTTGAGCCCCCGATAGCAGACGCGAAGAAACCAACCCACATTCGGTATCAGGACCTGTTGCATGGCACGCTCCCGTTCGCTGTCAGAGGATCGCTTTCCGGGCCGACGTTCTCGGCCTCTACTCTGAAAAGCGAATGAGCGGTCCGCCGGTGACGCGCCTTTTTCGAGGAAAGCTGGCAAGAACGCGCAGCGAGCCAGAATCACCGCGCGACGGGGCCGCCGCCAGAATGGGAAAATTGCCCTACAGGGCAGGA encodes:
- a CDS encoding efflux RND transporter periplasmic adaptor subunit — protein: MRVESGSHPKPLHHGGILPRAGELTAARDWTRRLVSFTPRYPWRIAAASLVCVMAIALFAWRVEGDVAPSGPAQGASGAATSAAAQPQTDEQQGEAVSVEVVKPSQHGLGRKTTQPGSVHAFQYAELYAKTSGYLGKQNVDIGDRVKQGQVLAIISVPELETDVQEAAASLERAQSVVAQMQAHVHTSQAEAAAATATVKQMEADVVRATAQRVYRSKEYRRMEELLELKSIDRRLVDEKQDATEAARAAELAAHAAVEKSKAEADAATARIAQAKADVQHAETEVQVAAAVLAKQKVMLDYTRIESPYDGVVTLRKFHPGSFIRAADQGGDVPLLTVARTDVVRVVMQVPDRDVPFTNVGDDATVEIDALPGKMFSGKVSRVADSENPQTRTMRVEIDLPNDKDLLREGMYGRATIQLAPPSTALTIPASALVGKTTDDKGKVYIVRAGKAVLTPIDIGQDDGLQMEVLSGIKPTDEVVIHYRGTLGDGMPVTVAADKPAAQKSH
- a CDS encoding TolC family protein, with translation MAIVHRTKHFRRLPTTLLAATAIALGLGSAVGAAPPTPVVRAVVAVQPPAVEDVASPAGAPVVEAVPRSQQSLLADQFAPIDLPAAVRLAGVRNPDLFLARQRVVEAAALRQLAAAQLLPNLNAGSNFDSHSGSLQETPGDILRVSRSSLYVGAGANAVGSGTVNIPGVVWNVNVSNTIYGILVARQVLREQEFANRQTNNDILGAVGTAYYELMRAEGLRAVYVQIRNDTAVVADITAAFAKVGEGRQADAERAATELAQRQVDVFGAEGRILVASARLCQILNLDPSVRLHVTDGWVVPTPIVPEPIPLNELVAMAMLQRPDLAERRAAIRETFLSLQASRLLPFSPNVFIGFSAGTFGGGSNIISESTGAPRFGSFSGRNDFDAIGYWTLQNLGYGNIALIDAARARLGQNDYQFLIVLNQARADVAESYALSMARYAQIGTNEQATRSGQAGFHEDLLRTRNGEGLPIETLNNLRLWARARIDYLNSIVDFNVAQVRLYVALGQPRADMLARTAPAPPGPGAEVVLPGAPEPLPAVPPAIPQP
- a CDS encoding TolC family protein, coding for MAVRLPIPAVSRVAQGNPQVYPPTQPAPVEVMPIDLAMAWQLAARQNPTIGWARQVVQERMANLLQARVIAVPSLNAGTTAHFHNGSVESADGNVMTVPGQASLYVGGGAAVAAAGTVNIPAVSIFAPVADVIYQPLAARQFVAASRYDVRATFNSILLDVSTQYLELVGAEAWFAALRHSEFDMAEIVRATLAFAEAGQGRESDANRARSEALLLRARVQAAEGDIAVAAARLSKLLQLNPSVALRAPGRPLAIVTLVNPNEPLESLVETAIRFRPELGARSSEVSAAEVRYRQERMRPLLPTMSMGFSSGTFGGGSALVDPTYGSFSGRNDFDVMALWTLQNAGMGNVSLWRQRRAEVGQSVANRIRMLNQVRREVASAQADCAARRREVEFAILQLRTAELGFVEEVRRARGGEGLPIEALNLIDLLVDAREDLIRATVAYNQAEFRLFVALGWPPIVAVPTSPPQEVPNTTRTSVAEPLAAP